From a region of the Nitrospira sp. genome:
- the thiE gene encoding thiamine phosphate synthase encodes MTDRHQTHGRPLATALNDAIKAGVPAIQLRERDLCTSDLLSLAQKIQTLATPGLVSLIVNDRVDLMMALNLDGVHLRSDSLPPLPVRQMIGPDRLIGVSTHSVEDVRCANQSGADYVVFGPIFETPSKRSFGPPLGLNMLADVCRRSAIPVLAIGGITCERVRDVRRAGAHGVAVIGALLTRDDIGEAVREFTQALET; translated from the coding sequence GTGACAGATCGTCACCAGACTCACGGACGTCCTCTTGCAACGGCCCTGAATGACGCGATCAAGGCCGGCGTACCGGCTATTCAGCTGAGGGAACGTGATCTGTGCACGAGCGACTTACTGTCGTTGGCACAAAAAATCCAAACGCTGGCAACACCTGGATTGGTGTCGTTGATCGTCAATGATCGCGTCGATCTGATGATGGCGCTGAATTTGGACGGCGTGCATCTTCGATCCGACAGTCTGCCTCCTCTTCCTGTGCGACAGATGATCGGACCAGATCGATTGATTGGGGTCTCCACGCACTCGGTGGAGGATGTGCGATGCGCGAATCAGAGCGGTGCCGATTATGTCGTGTTTGGTCCCATTTTTGAGACTCCGTCGAAGCGCTCGTTCGGGCCCCCGCTTGGGCTCAATATGCTGGCCGATGTCTGCCGCCGATCGGCCATCCCCGTTCTTGCCATTGGAGGGATCACCTGCGAACGAGTGCGGGACGTTCGTCGAGCCGGTGCTCACGGAGTTGCCGTGATCGGAGCGCTGTTGACTCGGGACGACATCGGCGAAGCCGTCCGAGAGTTTACACAGGCTCTGGAGACGTGA
- the arc gene encoding proteasome ATPase gives MIHKNDEHAREMDKLRVQIQSMEEEIRRLYQSRYQLDQANKQNERLVATLQEAKAQIEALRTEVEKLTAPPSAYAIFSSMNADGTGNVYVSGRKMKVSLHPSIKRNELQKGREVVLNEALNVIEVKGFDSQGEVVRLKDVLEGARALVTLHFDEEKVAELGDPLLAERLSVGDHLLYDPRSGYVIEKLPKSEAEELVLEEVPDVDYEHIGGLQKELEQVRDAVELPFLHPQVFSEYKLSAPKGVLLYGPPGCGKTLIAKAVANSIAKKLGHRAGKEIRSYFLHVKGPELLNKYVGESERQVREVFKKAKERADDGHPVIVFFDEMDALFRTRGTGVSSDIESTIVPQFLSEIDGVERLRNVIVIGASNRQDLIDPAVLRAGRLDVKVKVGRPDATAARDIFSKYISTDLPFAAEDLERHRGDRQALVNQLTSL, from the coding sequence ATGATTCACAAGAACGACGAACATGCGCGCGAGATGGACAAGCTTCGTGTTCAGATCCAGTCGATGGAGGAAGAAATCCGTCGACTCTACCAATCGCGCTACCAACTCGATCAAGCCAATAAGCAAAACGAAAGACTCGTGGCCACGCTGCAGGAAGCGAAGGCCCAAATCGAGGCGCTGCGTACCGAGGTGGAAAAATTGACAGCGCCGCCGTCGGCGTATGCCATTTTCTCCAGTATGAATGCGGACGGGACCGGAAATGTTTATGTGTCGGGACGGAAAATGAAGGTCAGCCTTCATCCCTCGATCAAGCGCAATGAGTTGCAGAAGGGACGGGAAGTCGTCCTGAATGAAGCGCTCAACGTGATCGAGGTCAAGGGGTTCGACAGTCAGGGAGAGGTGGTTCGACTCAAAGACGTCTTGGAAGGGGCGCGAGCATTGGTCACGCTCCATTTCGATGAGGAGAAGGTGGCCGAGCTCGGCGACCCGTTGCTCGCTGAACGGCTGAGCGTGGGGGATCACTTGTTGTATGATCCTCGCTCGGGGTATGTCATTGAGAAGCTGCCGAAGTCCGAAGCGGAAGAACTCGTGTTGGAAGAGGTTCCGGATGTTGATTATGAACACATCGGAGGCCTCCAGAAAGAATTGGAGCAGGTACGCGATGCCGTCGAACTTCCGTTTCTGCATCCACAGGTATTCTCCGAGTATAAGCTCAGCGCACCGAAAGGGGTTCTACTCTATGGCCCACCCGGTTGTGGAAAGACGCTGATCGCCAAAGCCGTCGCCAATTCGATCGCCAAGAAATTAGGCCATCGGGCAGGCAAGGAAATTCGGAGCTACTTTCTCCATGTGAAGGGCCCTGAATTGCTCAATAAGTACGTCGGGGAATCGGAGCGTCAGGTCCGTGAAGTGTTTAAGAAGGCGAAAGAACGGGCAGACGACGGTCATCCGGTGATCGTGTTTTTCGATGAGATGGATGCGCTCTTCAGAACCCGTGGGACAGGCGTGTCCTCGGATATCGAATCGACGATCGTTCCGCAATTTCTCTCTGAGATTGATGGGGTCGAGCGATTGCGTAACGTCATCGTCATTGGGGCCAGCAACCGCCAGGATTTGATCGATCCCGCGGTGCTTCGCGCCGGTCGATTGGACGTCAAGGTCAAAGTGGGGCGACCGGATGCCACGGCTGCCCGTGACATTTTCTCGAAATATATCTCAACGGACCTTCCTTTTGCCGCCGAGGATTTGGAACGACATAGAGGCGACCGACAGGCCTTGGTCAATCAATTGACATCCCTGA